ATACTGACGCGATTCCTGCCGACCAGCTCGTAACAAAGAAGCAGTCCGGCGGCCGTGAAGAGATCCGGCAATTCTCGTTGGACAGGGCGCGGCTCATGGACTGCGTGTTGCCGGCGATCACGTCCTTTACGCACTGCCATGCCGGCGCGGGGCCGCCAACCCACTCGACGCGTCTCATGTACGGGAAGGCGATGCCATGCGGTCGACACATGTGTGTCGTTCTGCGCCCAGGCCCAAAAACCGCCTGGACGGTTGTGACATCATTCCCCATGCAGAAAGCCAAATACTCTGAACGCTGCCGCATGAAGCCGACAAGGTTTCCGGTAGCGCGAACAACGGGCGAAAACTGACGCGCGAACCGATTGTGCCAAACCACACAGTTTTAGCGCTGTTTTGGCGCTTGACGTGTTTTTTGTGGCCTAGTACTTTATCGGGAGTCCATAGCGCGTCGGCTGGCTACCTAGTCAGACGAAGGACGCCACTAGTCGTAAGGCGGGTGGTAACGCTGCCTGACCCCGACGGCCTCACGGCTTTCGGGGTCCTCCTTTTTTAGGCGGCGCCGATTTTAGCCAACGCGCTTCTGCAGCGCGCTTAGCGCTCGCCGAGCGTTCTTCTGGGCTGAGCCTGGCGGCCCTAGCCGATCCACCTAGTATTCCACCGCGCCGGCCTCTCTCTATCGCTGCTGGATCTTTCCCTTGGTCCGGATCGATCTCCGTAGCTGTCCGCGTCGTCAGATCGGTAATCATCTTCGCAAGCTGGTTGGAATCGCGCGGGCGCTTCGGTCGGGTCATGCTCGCAGTATGGGGACCGACCGCGCCCACCGTCAACGGCAATCGAAACTGAGACAGTGCCCCTTTAGGTCCGCCTGACGCCGCCCTCAGTTGAGCACGAAACTCCGGAAGAACCACATCCACGTATCCAGCAGGAAGTCGCCACCGATCGGGGGAAGGTTGTCGTGGTTCGCGTCGGGCCATTCGACGTACCACACCGGCGCGTTGTTGGCCTTCAGCGCCTTGACCAGCTCCTGCCCCTGGCTCGCCGGAACGCGCGCGTCCTTGCCCGCCTGCAGGATGAGCGTCGGCTTCTTCAGTTCCGCCGCATGCGCCAGCGGCGAGATCGACGTCAAGTACTGACGCATCCCCGGATCGCGTTCGTCGCCGTACTCCATCCGCCGGTTCTCCTGGCGCGGCGCGTCGGTCTGCTCGAGAAACGTCACGAAGTCGGTGATGCCGGCGCCTTCGATGATGCCGCGAATGCGGCTGTTGTAGACGATGCCGGCCTGGAGCGCCAGCCATCCGCCATAGCTGACGCCGTTCAGGACGACGCGGCTCTTGTCGAGATCCGGGCGGGCGGCAATCCAGTCGAGCAGCGCGCCGATGTCCTTGATCGCGCCGTCGCGGCCGCGCCCGTTGTCGAGCTCGGCGAACTTGCGTCCGAATCCGCCAGAGCCCCTGACGTTCGGGTAGACGATGGCGACGCCCAGTTCGTTGAGCAGGTAGTAGCTGCGCCCGCGGAACGTGGCGCGCTCGCGCAGATCGGGGCCGCCGTGAATCTGGATCATGACGGGCCGCGGGCCGGTGAATTTCTGGGGCGGGCGATAAAGGATTCCGGAGATCGTCTGCCCGTCGAAACTCTTCCACTCGACCACTTCAGGAGCGGGCAGGACGTCGGCGTTGAAGGTGGTCTCGCTGAACGTCCAGCGGGTCATCGTGCCGAGCGAGGCGTCGATCGAATAGACGTCGGAGTACGACTTGACCGACCCGAACGAAAAAGCGAGCTCGCGCGATCCCGGACGCCACTGGAGCTGCGTGACGACCCCTTTCGGCATCGGCGGCAGCGCGCGCGGCTTCAGCGTGGTGAGATCGAACAGCTGCAGATCCGTATAGGCGCCCTTGTCGACCACCACCGCCAGCGACGTACCATCCGGGGAGAGCTCGAATCCCGCCGTACTGCTCGCGTTGCCGATGTCGACAATCATCCCCTCGGGGGTGACCGGCGACCACGTGCAGTTCGCGACGTCGCAGCGCCAGATGCGGAAATCGCCCCCCTGGCGATCGCTGATCGCGTACACCTTCTTGCCGTCGAGCGAGAACCGCGGATTGGACCACGACGCCTTCCCGCCCTCGCGCGGAGTGATCGCCTTCTTCTCCCCGGTCTTCACGTCGACGCGCCACAGATACGATTCCGAATTACCGAGGTTCTCGCTCGCGAGCAGCGCCGTGCCGTCGGGCGACCAGTCCTCGGCCGCATAGGCGCCGTCGAACTCGGCAAGGCGCCGCTTGGTGCGGGGGTCCGCCGGCTGAATCACATAGAGATCGCGATCCTTGCCGTCGCGTTCCGCGGAGTCGTAGGCGAGCCATTTTCCCTGACGCGACCAGACGTGAAGAAAGCGCGTCTTCGACGCCGTGACCAGGCTCGTCTCGCCGGTCGTCAGGTCGTAGCGGTAGAGGGAGCGCAGCTCGGTGCCGCCGGGATCGTACTGAAAGACGAAGGTATTGCCGTCGGCTGGATCGAAGGAGACGTTCTCGAACACCGGCAGCCCCTCGGGATACCACGTGAGCTGGCGGCGGTTCCGGCCGGGCCCCTCGACGAGGTGGAGCTGAGGCGTCGCTCCCAGGGCGGTAGTGATGAGAACCTGCCGCTTGGTTGGATGCCAGGCCATCATCTGCGCCTGGCGGAACTGGGCATATCTGGCCAGACCGTCGGCGATGGATTGCGGGATCGGCGGCATCCCGTCGATCTTGACGTTGGCCGGAGGCGAGACGGTCTTTTCCTCGATCTGCGCACCGGGAGCCAGGACGGACAGCGCGAGCACCGCAGCGGCGAGATATCGCAAAGGACTCACATTATAGAGGCTGGCCCAAACTTCGGACCGGTACCCACCGTCCAACACTGGAACCATGAAGTTCGTCATCGCCGGCGGCACGGGATTTCTCGGCAACCCCCTCGCCTGGACGTGGGCTGAGGAGGGGCACGACGTCCGCATCCTGACGCGGGCGTTGCCGGCTGGCCAGGCGCGTCACGAGCCCGGGACGGGCAGTCCCGGAATCTCGCGGGTCGGCTGGGCGCCCGACGGCAAGGCCGGACCGGTGGCCACCGACGTCGACGGCGCCGCCGCCGTCATCAACCTGGCCGGCGAGTCGATCGCCGGCGCGCGCTGGACGCCGGCGCGCAAGGCTGCCCTGCGCCAGGGCCGACTGATGGCGACGCGATCGCTCGTCGCCGCGATAGCGGCCGCTCAGGTTCCGCCGCCGGTGTTCGTCTCGGGAAGTGCCGTCGGGTTCTACGGCGACCGCGGCAGCGAGGTGCTGCCCGAGGAATCCGGACCGGGACGCGATTTTCTCGCCGACCTGTGCGTGGCGTGGGAGGCAGAGGCGCGGCAGGCGGAGCAGGCCGGGGTGCGCGTCGTGCGGCTGCGCACCGGCATCGTGCTCGAGAAGGACGGTGGCGCGCTGCCGCAGATGGCGCGGCCCTTCCGCCTGTTCGCCGGCGGCCGGATCGGATCGGGGCGGCAGTACATGTCGTGGATTCACCGGCGCGACTGGGTCGAGATGGTGCGGTGGATCGTCGAGACGCCCGGCGTCGCCGGCGCGGTCAACGTCGTGACGCCGCATCCGATCACCAACGCCGAGTTCGCCCGCGCGCTGGGCCGGGCGCTGCGCCGCCCCGCGCTGGTGCCCGCGCCGCGTGCCGCCCTGACGCTCGCGCTTGGCGAGCTCGCCGGCGCGCTATTCGCCAG
The Vicinamibacterales bacterium genome window above contains:
- a CDS encoding prolyl oligopeptidase family serine peptidase, producing the protein MRYLAAAVLALSVLAPGAQIEEKTVSPPANVKIDGMPPIPQSIADGLARYAQFRQAQMMAWHPTKRQVLITTALGATPQLHLVEGPGRNRRQLTWYPEGLPVFENVSFDPADGNTFVFQYDPGGTELRSLYRYDLTTGETSLVTASKTRFLHVWSRQGKWLAYDSAERDGKDRDLYVIQPADPRTKRRLAEFDGAYAAEDWSPDGTALLASENLGNSESYLWRVDVKTGEKKAITPREGGKASWSNPRFSLDGKKVYAISDRQGGDFRIWRCDVANCTWSPVTPEGMIVDIGNASSTAGFELSPDGTSLAVVVDKGAYTDLQLFDLTTLKPRALPPMPKGVVTQLQWRPGSRELAFSFGSVKSYSDVYSIDASLGTMTRWTFSETTFNADVLPAPEVVEWKSFDGQTISGILYRPPQKFTGPRPVMIQIHGGPDLRERATFRGRSYYLLNELGVAIVYPNVRGSGGFGRKFAELDNGRGRDGAIKDIGALLDWIAARPDLDKSRVVLNGVSYGGWLALQAGIVYNSRIRGIIEGAGITDFVTFLEQTDAPRQENRRMEYGDERDPGMRQYLTSISPLAHAAELKKPTLILQAGKDARVPASQGQELVKALKANNAPVWYVEWPDANHDNLPPIGGDFLLDTWMWFFRSFVLN
- a CDS encoding TIGR01777 family oxidoreductase gives rise to the protein MKFVIAGGTGFLGNPLAWTWAEEGHDVRILTRALPAGQARHEPGTGSPGISRVGWAPDGKAGPVATDVDGAAAVINLAGESIAGARWTPARKAALRQGRLMATRSLVAAIAAAQVPPPVFVSGSAVGFYGDRGSEVLPEESGPGRDFLADLCVAWEAEARQAEQAGVRVVRLRTGIVLEKDGGALPQMARPFRLFAGGRIGSGRQYMSWIHRRDWVEMVRWIVETPGVAGAVNVVTPHPITNAEFARALGRALRRPALVPAPRAALTLALGELAGALFASQRALPGAAAAHGYHFRYPEIDIALRGIYGDS